AACTCGCGGGCCACGTGCAGCTGGAACACGCGGCCCCGCAGGTGGTGCAGCGCCAGCGTGCGGAACGCGGGGGGCACCAGCGCCTCCACGCGAGGCCCGAACTGGCGCAGGCGCAGCTCGCCCGCCGGCCCGGCGCGCACCTCGTAGAAGGTCAGGTTGGCGAAGGTGAAATAGCCGGCGAAGGGGCGCGCGCTGGGCGGCGGGGCCGGGCGCTGCGCAGCCTCCCGCAGGGCCCTCTCCAGGGCCGGCAGGAGCACGTCGTAAGCCTGCGCCACCAGGTCGGGCCCGGGCGGCCGCGGCCCGGCCAGCAGCAGCACGAGGCCCAGGCGCAGCGGCGGCACCAGGGAGAAGGTGGCGGCGTAGCCGTCCAGGTCGCCGTCCTTGCGCACCACGCGGTAGCCCCTTTGCGCGTGGAATTCCCAAGGTGTGCCCGTCTCGTTGGCGAAGTAGGCGCCAGAGCAGGCCAGCAGCGGCGCCAGCAGTGTCTTGGCCGCGTCGGGCTGAAGGAGCCGCTGTGGCCCGCTCCCTAGAAGCACCATGGCCAGCTTGGCCAGGTCGGCCGGGGTGGAGTACATCTGGCCTGATGGGCGGTACCAGCCCAGGTCATAGAGCGGCGCCAGCCTGCCGCTACCGTAGAAGCCCGCCGCCAACCGGGTACGCACAAGAGGGGTGAAGTCGAAGCCGGTGTCCGCCATCCCCAGAGGCTCCAGCACGTTCTCCGAGATCCAGCGCTGGTAGTCACCCTGGGCCGTGTGGCCTGCCAGGACATGGGCCAGAAGCGAGAAGGCCAGAGTGCTGTAATGACACCTGGAAGGGGTGAAAACTGGTTTGCGGCCCAGGATGGACGTCGCCAGGCCATAAATGGCCCCTTCCCACTTGCCCAGACTGTCTGCAATGCCACCAGCGTTTCACTGGACTGGGTGGGACAGGAAAGGAACCTGCTTCACTGCATCCCAAGTGGCCAGACCCAGAAGAGACTTTGGAGAGCACTACTCTACCTCTGGAAAAAGGAAGGGGCAGAGAATTTTCCAGGATCACATAGCAGGTAGGGGGAAAGCTGGGCTGGGCGACAAACCTGGGAAAGTGGTGAAACAAACCGTATTGGTCCTTTACACTTCAGTATGATTGACTTTAGCAGATGGAAAACTAGAGCCTTCAACTAGCCTGGGTGGGAAATGATAGCAATCATGTAACTCAAGGTTAAAAAGCAGGAGGTTAGATTTcactcctcccttcttcccagccATGGCCGACACCAGTCATCAATAAGAGgtctctttcctttcccagagCAGGTGCAGTTTCAGCATCTCTAAAGTGGTGTGTCAAGAAGGCATAAGGATGGATGAAAATCCACAAACCCTTTTTAGACGTGCCTGAACTCTAGCCCGACCTCCTTTTTTACAGACGAGGAAGGTGAGGTTCAGAGAGGCAAAGTACCTcctccaaagtcacacagcaagttagtggcagagcttGAAGGGAGGACATCAGCCTGCAGATGCCCAAGCATTACCTGAATCCTTTCTTTCTCAGGGAAGTGAGTCCTGAGGTTCAGCATTTGGAGAAGCCGGAGGGCAAACTTGAAGAAGGGACATCTTTTCCCAAAGAAAGGCCAGCAGGCCTGGGAGGGTAGCTCTGAGGCGGGTGAGTGCCAACTGTCCTCTGTCCAGCCCCACTGCTCCCAGAGTTGGGCTTCCCTGTTCACTGTGCCACCCCCAGATATCCACTCCCTATCTCATCAGTGTCCCATTTATTTCCATCCCGGCCCTTAGCAAAATCTGTCTTTATCTTGTTTATCTGTTCACTCACTAGACTGCAAACTCTATGAGGAGGGACCTCATTGGATTTGTTTGCTGTTccaggcacagagtaggtgctcagtacatgtTGAGTTGATGAATGGAACGAACACGGGGTTTAAACTGACTCTGAGCCCAGCTCACCCCTGCCTTGCTGTGCcacccctttctgggcctcaggctTCCCAGCTGTGGAATAGGGGTGGTATTCAGTGGCCCCTGAGGTCTCTCCTGACTCTCACCACCTAGAATGAGGCAATGCAGCCTCTCTCCCAGAAGGGCTATCTCTTGTCAGGAGAGGAGGTTCCTAACGTTGGCAGGGCATCAAGGTGCTCTCCTCACCTGGTTCCTGGGTCTGCCACCAGCACATCATCCTTGAGCAGGCTCAAGGCCTCCTGGGTGCTGCCCCTCCACAGCAGGGACGTGGAGCGGAGCCTTCTGGGCAGCCCTAGGGAGGGGCAGGCGCAGTGGTCAGACCTGCTGGGCCCGCGGAGGGTGGGATGGTGGGCCCCTGGGTGCACTCCCTCTGCCACCTTCCATGGGTTGAAAGataacaatgacaaaatcacctgACAAAACAAGAATAGTCTAGCATGGACTCTAACCAATTCTGCCTGTGTTTCgttgggcaagccacttaacctgTCTGAGCCACAGTCCCTTCATCTGTATGTAACGTGAGGGAAACAATTCCTATATCAGAGGGTTgatgtgaggattagatgagataaaatgcttagcacagtgcttggtcaTGGTAGCTGCTCCAAAAGGAATTGTTATCATCAACGATGGGAATTTGATTTCCATAAAATCCTCGAGATCAGTGGCCAAATAGCTTTGTGGAACTGGCTCCTCTGGCCACTTGGACTTTTCTATTTATTGGATGTGACACCTTTGGAAGGATCACAGGATTGGGGTtcttcccatccatccatcaatagATCTTGAGCCGCTCTGTTATGCCAAGGAATGTTCTGAGTGCTGGGGATTCAGTCATGAACAAAGTCCTTTCCCatgtggagtttacattctagtggagggGACAGACAACAAGCAAATAACTATTCATGctacagataaaaataattccatgtaAGAAGGAAGGGCTTGCTATTTTATACAAGCTGGTCAGAGGAAGACCTCACAGAGAAGGTGACCCTCGAGCTAGTGAGACCTGGAGAAGGTGAGGGTGAGAGCCATGCAGCTCTGTGAGAAAAGAATGtctcaggcagaagaaacagcaaatgcaaaggccctggggcaggaatgTCTTGGCATGTTTGGGGAATTCCATGGAacagccagtgtggctggagaggagtgagaaaggggaagactTGGGAGGTGAGAGATATTGGCGGGTTCAGGTATGAGATCCTCTGGGGCGCTTTAGGCTACCAGAAGGACTTGGCTTTTTCTCTGAGTGGGATGAGGCCGCTGCAGGGGTTTTGAACAGAGGAGTGATATAATCTGACATATATTTTATCAAGGTTGCTCTGGCTGCTGTGCGAATACAGACATTTGGGGTCGATGGCAGCAGCAGGGAATCCTGTAAGGAGACTTGCAAAATCCATGTTTAAATGATGGTGGCTTGTACTAGAGTGctagcagtggaggtggtgaggagTGGATGGGTTCTGGACATATTTTGAGAGTGGAGCCTACAGTATTTGATACTAGAAAGGATGTGGAGGGTGTGGGAGTGAGACGTATCAGGATGACTCCAAGGCTTCTGGGGAGCGACTGGGGGATGGAGTCCTAAGTCCTGGGTGTAAGTTCTGACTCTAGCacttcttgctgtgtgaccccaAACCATgtgctttacctctctgagcttctatTTGCTCATCTTTAAGTGGGCTGGAGCACCTGCAGTGGTTTCTCTGTGAGGTGTTACAAGACTTAACTAAGAGAATGAATGATAAACTGCAGACATGGGAGGAAGCTTTAGATTAGGATGAGGCTCAATCATAAAAGACATTGAGAGCCTAGAACAGAGTTATTCAGGCCGCCATATGCTCAGCTCGCCCCTTCGGGCCTAAGAGGAGACATGTAGGGTGTTTTTAAACTGACCAAACACTTAGAGAGCCCTGTGCTGGGTTCCCTGGGTATGATGAAGAAGAATCCACAACACACCCCTAGAGGGAGCCCTGGAGTCAGATTATAACCAGGGGTGGATTTAACAGGAGGCTCATGGAGTTTAATCCTCAGGGTCCCTCACCTGCACAGCCCTGTCCAAGGTCTGTGTCTAATTTTGACTTTATAACACAGTATTCTTAAAGAGGCCCCCCAAAATGATATCCACATCAGGCCCCACTAAACCTAGGTCTACCCTTGGCTGTAATAACCATAACTACATTGACAAgaacctgctgtgtgccaggtactcaGCTAAGTATTTTACACTTATTGGCTCATTCAGTCCCCCATAATAGTCTGAACCATggtcattttacagaggagacaaacaagactcagagaagtcaagtgacctgtccaaggtcacacagctaggagggggcagagctggaattctgGTGCTCGTGCCCTTAACCATTGGGCTGCCCTCCCCCAGGGAGACCCTGATCCTGTCCTGCCTGGACCACCTCAGGAGACTCCGTCCTCTCACTGAGCCTCTGGTTTACCGTCTGCTAATGAGACTGATAACAGCCATGTCCACAGACTGAGACCTCAGGCCTGAACGCATtttgtaaaatgataaaatggcagACACTCGTGAGGGATTCCTACCTTTGGGCGTTGGTGGGTTGGTGATGGCAAATATGAGCAATAGAAGGCATTTTGGGGTAGGGCAGACAGTGCCTACTTTCCCCCCGTTTGTCTGGGTCAGTCACCCCACAGCACAGCCCTGCTCCCACCCGCACAGCACACCTTCTTTAAACCAGCTCTCCACCTTCACAGGTGGCAGGTGGGCAAAATGGCCCATGAAGGACCCTTCAGTAGCTTCCAGAGCAATTGGTCAGCATCCGGCCCACTCTGACCCAGTACTGCCCAGGACCCCAGCCTactcctgccctgcccttccATCAGGTCACCTTCCTCTTGGCTTGTTGTCACATCATCACCACTATTATTACATAGTAATTTATTCTTAATAAGTAATTCATTTACATGATTTAAAATGCTGCTCCCCAGTTCCCCACTTGAAATGTTTGGGGCTGAGCGAGACAAGTTCAGAACCACCCACCCGAGAGCTGGCTGGCCATCCTTCGGAGGGTGACGGGCGAAGGCCTCGGGGCTGAGCCCACCTCCTCCAGCCCATCCATCAGGCTCTGCTGTGGAGGGGCTGATGCCAGGCCCAGAGGGTTGTTAATGGTGAAGCTGCTGGCATACCGTTCCAGAGGGTCATCCAGAGAGGCCACGATGCCCTCCTCCCACAGGCGGTACAGCATGAGGACTGGAAAGATCTTGGAGATGCTGGAGATCCTGAACAATGTTGGGGGCACAAGGGTGCAGTGGGCATCTTGGTGGCCTCACAGCCCCCCTCTGTCTATGTCCCAGCCTCTAACTTCCTGGCCTTCTAGGAAAGCACTGAGTCCACCTTATTCAGCCTCTGAGTTGGAAATTCACACGCCTCTGTAGCACTGGCTTTGGGACGCCTGAGAACAGACCAGAGGCAGTGAGGCTGGGCTGGACGGACACGCTGGAACACCTCCCCCATGGCAGGCCCTCCCCAGGCCCGGCCCGTTCTGGGACAGACTTGGGTTGGGTCATACGTCTGCCTCTCACCAAATGGTCTTGGGCAAGTACTAGACTTTCTGAgattcagtttccttgtctgtttcTCAGGTCGTAGAAAGGATTGAAGGAGGTTGTGCGCGTCAAGTGCCTGGCAGGTAGTTAGTGCTCAATCAGGGGCAGCAAATATAATTGtccccatgcctggcacatagcaggtgcgaTATGAATGGAAACGCTCACAGATCTCTGGGAGCAAATGTGTTCCCTTCGCATTGTGAGCTTTGAGGATCCTACAAGCAGCACCTAGGAGAGGAGACTCTGGTTGTGCAGCAGAATGTCCCGCGTGGCTTCCATCTGGGCCTCTGCTGCCAACTGACAGGGACCTGGGGCAAGAGCCCAGGAACTGGTTAGAGTTCCATTGTGGCACATGAGAGGATGGGGCACAAGGGAGCCTCTTCTGTTAGGTTTGGGGCTACGAGTCCTTTCCTGACCTACTTCTCCTGTGGTGTGACGCGGGGCACTCACTGgtcttctctggacctcagtctcctcatctataaaattgtcAGGACTTAATAAAGGGCCCTGGCAGCGTGGACCCCTAGTCATGATTATCTCGAGTCCCCCTTCCTCCCTGGCAGCGTGGACCCCTAGTCATGATTATCTCGAGTCCCCCTTCCTCCTAGGTGCCCTTGTTCTCCCATCCCTTGCCCCCGCCCTGGGACCCTGGAGGTCCGTCAGCTGACCGGTACATGGTGTACTCATTGGGGGGCCCAGAAGCTGGGTCTGAGCCATTCTTCTTCCCGAAGTTCCCAGTCCAGAGCACGGTGTCACTGTGGATGACAACTGCAGACATGGCAGCCAGCCCCGGGGCAGACAGTGCCTGACCCAGGATCCTGTCCACCTTGGAGGAGAAGAGCGGGAGGCTCAGAGTGTGGGTGCAGAGACACACCCCACTTGTCATCTGCACCCCCTGCCCATTCCCTGCACACAGCACCCCCTGACTGGCTCCCCTTAttctcttcccccctccccagtTGCTGGAGCGGAGAGCCCAGTGAGCCTCCAAACCTTGGGTTCTCCAACCATGCCCCATGGGGTGGGCCCCCCACCCTGGCTGCAATCAGAGCAGCTCCCCTGGAATCTTTTATACATAGGGCTTCCTCATAAGATTTTTgttcaaagaaacatttccttggcaaaatataaaaggaaggaagggttaAAACAACTGATCTAGTCGAAATCTTGTCTGATGCCCCAGAAAACCTCCAACAGGCCTAGGGAGTCTGACTCCCTCGTGTTGGAGAATTCACTATTTATAGAAGGCCCCAGGTTCTctgaacatttgttgaaaatgcCTCATTCTTTTCAATGATGAAGTACAATGATGACGACGACAGCTAACACTTACGGGACATTTAGAATATGCCAGGCACAGTATAACTGATTTTCAGACAttgtctcatttcatcctcataataaGTCCATGCTAATTTCTCCctcttttacagaagagaaaaccgaGTCTATGAGctatgaagtgacttgcccacgtGGCTAATGGTCAGTAGAATCAGGATTAGAACCCCGTGCTAACTCCAACCTCAGTTTCTGATTAACTGCCAGAGCAATTGTAAATATCCCGAGTTGAGCTGTGTCTACCTGTTTCCACTGCTGCACtaactttgcctctctgagcctcagtttcctcctccattCTCAAGGTATTCATATAAAGAGATTAGCACCTACTAGGTACTCACTAAAAGGCAGCCGTGGTTATTGCTGgttttttcctttaattcctATGACCCCTGGGAGCCACAGGGCACCGTTTTGTTCCCTCTCCTTCACCACATGTCCTGTGTTTGCAGACAGTGACTGTGTCTCTCTGCGTTGGCCATGCCTTCTCTTATGTAGACACGTCACCTGCCTTCCCTTCAGCTATTCCTCAGACTGCGGTTTCAAATTCCCCCACTACCTTGCTGCTCATACATGTCCGACCATGTTTCATTTGTCTGTATGTCTCCTAAGGTGAGTGACCCACGTGGGTGGGGTCTGAGTGGCACCGACTAGAACTGGCTGACAAATCCTCTAGTGTTAAGCCATCCTGCAGAGGTAAAAGTTGCgttgtatgtgtgtgggggagggggtgtttttaattatattgtaatGGCTTCTGTGATACGGGCTCTGTCATCCTCTCCCATCTCATCTTTCTCCTCCCCCTACCTATGGCCCCACCAGACTGAGTTTCCGCTAAGTTCTCTGTATGTGCCTTGTACTAACTCtgctgcctctgggcctttgtacatgctgttccctctaacGCACACCCTTCCCCCCCTCCAAGCTCCTTTACTACACAGGTGCCCATCATCTGGGGTCTCCTACTCGTTCACGTCTCAGTTCAGACACCACTTCCTccagaagccttccttgaccccCAAGGCCCATTCCTTTGTGCCCCAGCAGTCCCCTAAACTTTCCCTGGCCTCACTCTTAGCCCTGTGTTATAAATATTGCTTGTCATGACTATTCCCTTACTCCCAGACTAGTACCTTCTTCAGAGCAGGACAGTATCTTCTTCCTGTCATGTCCTTGGTGCCTAGCACAGACCAGGTGCTCCAAAATTCCACgctgtatgaatgaatgaatgccgtTTCCAGCACAGAGAGTGTATCCTCCCCTTCATCCTCCAGGCCTAGCACACACCCAGTTCCCTCCTGGGCCATCACTGACCTTTTCCAGGGCTTCCTTCAACACGGGGAGGGGGTGTGCCAGGGGCACAGGTTCGGGATGCTGGGGACACATCCTCACAGGGGCAGCAGTCACTTCTGATCCCAAGGAACCTGCAGGGAACAGAGAAGAGGCCAGAGATCAGGATCGGAGTCTAGGGGTCATCCtagaggaggtgggagggtggcAGCAAGGCCAGAGCCAGGCCTCAGGGCCAGCCCTCCCAGCTGGCAGCAGCCTTACCAGGAGATGGTAGCAGGATACAGAGACCAGCCGTGGGCAGCAAGGGGCAAAGGGCAGAGTATGCCCGGAGGAGAAGGGACAGTCCCACGCTCACCACCTGCTGCTTGGCCTTTAAGAAACCAGTTAGGCCACCGTTCTGATTGGCGGCCCTTCTCTCTTGCACGACCAGCTTCCTCCCTCCATGTGATCAGCAGGCTTTAGACTAAGGTCCAGCTCCTTGCGGCAGGCTCAGCCATGTCTCTCTTTCCCTAGTTCCAATTACATATTTCGGTGCAGAAGTGAACTTGGGGCCCCACGTAGGCTTCAGGCCTAAACCACTAGGGACGATACTCATTGTATCACCAGAACCACGAGTCTGGGCATGGAGTGGGGACCGGGGGGAGACGTGAATCTCATTCTGCTTTGGTCGGGCTGTATGGCTTCGCTGGAACCTCAGGGGAAAAGGTGTGGGCTTTGGCAGGGCAGGATTCAGGCTGGAAGACCATCACAACGGCCCCCAGACCTCCCCTCGTCCTCTAAGGATGGTATGGGGTGGTAAGGATATAAGCGCCCTGAGGAGCTGCACCCTTTTCGAATCCTCCTACTGCTTCCCCAGACGACCACCCAGAACGGAAGGAGGGTGGAGGTTCACTGTGGCCATAAAGTGTTGTCGCTCTTCACTCcggctggctgtgtgacttgctATGACCAATAGAATGAGGCTGAATGAATCACTGGTGCGGACCTTTGCTGATGGGGAATAACGGCCCGTCGCGGACAAGCCTGAGAACGAGAGCCCACTAGGAGGCCGAGCTGGCTTGCCTACCTCGCTGGAGAGAGAGCCTGGGTTAGACCAGCTGCAGAACCGTCAGCCACCCCACGGCATGAGAAAGAATAAATCGCTTTGTTTGAAGCCAGTAGGTTTCAGTAGGTTTGGGAGTggtttgttactcagcaatagagAACTGATATTGTCCCGAACAGGAAAATTACAAACCTTAAGGAACATCTCTCAATAGCTCCATGACATACTATGTTTCCTGAAAAtcagacctcgccggacaatcagttctaacgcgtcttttggagcaaaaattaatataagacccggtcttattttactataagactgagtttaatataatataatataatgtaatataatataatataataactatataatataatataccgggtctttataatataatataatataatataatataatataatataatataatataatataatataataccgggtcttatattaatttttgctccaaaagacccattagagctgattgtccagctaggtcttatttatggGGAAGCACGGTAGGTTCAATAATTGGAGTAGGGTGGGCTCGGCCAGAGCCTAAGCTTTGCTCAGCCTGGGATCCAGGTAGGGCTGGTGTCTGCAGCCATGCATCTCCAGTGATGCATATGCACACAAAAGAAATCAGCTGGGaatcttaaaatgcagattcgATTCAGTAGATATGGGGTGGGTCCTGGGCGTCCTCGTTTTCACCAACCTCTCAGGTGGTGCCCCTGCAAGGATGAGGACCCAGGGATGGCCCATGAATTGTTTGTCTCCCATTTGTGACAAATTAAGCACAAAATTTGAGAGAaagcatttagaaacttttataaCGGTTTGATGAACTGATTTTGTGTCTGTTGAATCTAATTATTCAAAACTTGGGCCTCTGGTTTGTAtgtctttctttaatttctctaatagttcattttgatatatttatagtAATACTGGTCTGCTATGGATTGGACAGGCCGACCTGCCACTTGGGGACTATTTGTTTGAGGGGCTAAGGAGCTGCTGATAAAGGAATTTTGCcctagaaagaaagaattagggtgggagaggaagaagctGGTGAGAAACTAAAAGGAGCCATTTCGGCAAAATAATCTCTGTGGGACTTTGGAGCCCACAGCCCCTTGTTGAGCCTTTGACCTCTGCAGCACTGATGACTGTGAGGAATGGAGAGAACTAGTCTCCCCAACTTCGGTGGAGACCTGGGATTCTAGACCTTCCAGGACCCCAGCAGGTTGGAGGTCCCAGAGGTTGCTGTAGCAACAGAGGGGCTGGTAGACATTCCCAGCAGTGGTGGCTCATTTCCCGAGCCTTGACCAGCCCAGGATGGAGAGGCTCCAAGAAATGACAGTTGCTGCCCATGGACACCTGCGTTGTTCCTCTCAGGGTCTTAGATATAGCTGGGGAAGGGTCCTTACAGGGGGACAGGGCCTGGAGGTCCCACCGTGGAGGCTGAAGGCAGAGCAAGAGGAACAGTTTGCACTTTCTGGGGAACCCTGAGTTTTGCCccccagactgggtggcttaggGAAACCCCAGTGGCATTAGGATCCCCATTTTGTACGCAGGGGCATCAGGGCATCTCCCGGGGTCACATGACTGGCCCCAAGACGCACAGTCAGAGTTGGAGTCTGAGTGGAGGCGAGAGCTTCTGTGTCTAAATCTTATGACCCTCCCCCTACACCCTCGGATCAGGAGTGGCAGCTCAAAGCCCACGAGGACCCATGGCGGGTGGGGAGAAATTCAAGGGTGTTTCTGCACTCACCCGTCTTCAGTTTGGGGAGGTGATACTGCCAGAGGAAGCAGCCAGTCATGAACACAGAGAGCAGGAAGAAGAAGCTGCAGGAGGCCGGGAAGAGCCacttcttttttactttcagccagcagccagcctgggACAAGGAGGACACAAGTCCCTGGGGGTCagccagagggaggagagagagggcccctgccctggcccctccTATGCCTCAGGTTCACCCAGACATCATGGAAGTCCATAGCTTGGGGTTAATTTCACACCTGTAAGACCACGGTCCTCCCCAGTATGACCCGTTCAGCAGTTCTGCCATCCATGTGCCTCTGCTCCCCTGTGTCTTTGCATAGCCTGTTCCTTCTGCTGGGCATGCTTTCTGTCTCCTGTGTACTTAGTGAAATATCTCCGACCAGCTgcaatgccacctcctccatgaagccttccacAACTCTCCTCACCCAGGTCCCCTCCAAGGCACTTGGAACAAACCTTCGTTATAGTGCAAATCCAACTCTAGTACAACAGCTGTTTTACTCCTCTTAGCTGATGGAGTGTGAGTTCTCCAAGGAAAGGGccactttttccctttctctcctccacgGCCTCTGGTTTATCCTGGGTTGTTTGGTTCACTGTGgtattcccagtgcctggaacagttACTGCCACGTCACaggcccagtaaatatttgttaaatgaatgaatgggtggaaATACACATCCTAGGTAGAGTTGAAACCCTCTACGTCCCCTTTGCAGATCTCAgtctcctccccatccccccagATCTAACTCCCATTCCGGTCTCGGCGCTTGTCATTATCACACGTGCCTTTATTCTTTGACTATGTGTTTAAGCATCAATAAACAGCATGTGCTATggttttgcacatttttaaacttACAGAAGTGATAGCCTACTGTATTATCCTCCTGCAACTTGTTTCCCCCGCCCCCTTTGATGCATGCAGCTCTGGATTATTCATTTTAACTTCTGTAGAGTATGTGGTTGTAGGAATATACTTCCTAGTGTAATAGAGCATGGAGTCGGGGCCAGGCTGCCTTAATACATGACTGTTTTATACATTTGAGGTGGTACCACTGTGGCcaggagtgaaatttctgggtgGTCAGGTGTAGCCGTCTTCAGCTTAACCAGATTCTATCCAGTTGTTCTCCAAAGTTGttccagtttacattcccacaacTTGTGATTCTCGccaattttaatttgcattgtctTGATGACTACTGAGGTTGGACACCTTTTCATGCGTTTACTAGGTATATTTGGGTTTGCTTTTCTGTGAAGAAACTGCTCttatcctttgcttttttttcttttttttttctattcaattttCTTCACTTATTAGAGTTCTTTATAAGTTCTGGATGAGTCttgtttgtggcttgtcttttcacacTGTGTCTATGATAACTTTTGTTGAGCGGCAGAATAGTGTAGTGGTGAATCTGTGGTTTAACTTCAGTTCAACCATCCTGGATGTGTGACCTTaagaaagtcacttaacctctctgtgcttctgttccctcatctgtaaaatggaggtgataataGTGCTTGCCTCATAcgtttgtgaggattaaacgagttAATATCTAGGAAGTACATATTGTCTGACACGTTGTAAGACCTATTAGCTCTTATTGTCGAAGAGAGGGCTTTTTGTGGTGGTTCTGGTTGTTGCCAATCAAAGTTGCCAatagtgtatttttttgtttgctctgtgtgtgagtgtgtgtgtgtgttgagtgtgCTTAAGAAATCCTTTTCGCAGAGGTCTTAAATATAGATTTCTATACTTTCACACACAGAAGTATTTTTGGTTATGGTATAAggaagggattttattttttccatattgataaTCGATCATCTCAGTGCCATGTATTAAGTGCTCCAACCTGTCCCCCGCTGACTCGTATGCCATCTCTGAAACATACCAGTGTCTGCACGTACTGACAGCTGTTTCCGAGGCTCCGTTCCATCAGAGTCTCAGTGGATTTCTCTTCTGTCCCTCTCTGTCCAATGCTATACTCTCTTCCATAAGAAGATCGCtcatttactatgtgtcaggcgcTGTCCTACAGGAAACAGTCTGGCCAGAGTGGCTTTCTGTGACCTGACCCTGACCTTCTCCATCGACCCATTCctgcctctcctcttccctcttgcGTCTGGATGCTCCCGCATCATGCTTTGTtcccctctgtgcctttgcacctGCCATTCCCTCTGGCTGTGAGgctctttttatcctttttcaccTAACAAACGTGTTCTTCCTTAAaacccatgggccactgtgaagcCCTCTCGTCCTCCCCCGGGCAGAACTGaggccctctcctctctctgtacACCCCGTTACTGCATTGGAATAGAACCTGCACTGGTTGCTCCTGGCTTCTTTGTCTGGCTCCCTACTAGTGGTGAGTGTCTCCATCACCACGATCATTCCACTTGGCTTTTATGCCCACACCACCTGGCACTCTGCCTGGCACTGGCAAGTTCTCAGGAAATGTGCTTTGACCT
The Rhinolophus ferrumequinum isolate MPI-CBG mRhiFer1 chromosome 9, mRhiFer1_v1.p, whole genome shotgun sequence genome window above contains:
- the LACTBL1 gene encoding putative beta-lactamase-like 1, giving the protein MKTQAGCWLKVKKKWLFPASCSFFFLLSVFMTGCFLWQYHLPKLKTGSLGSEVTAAPVRMCPQHPEPVPLAHPLPVLKEALEKVDRILGQALSAPGLAAMSAVVIHSDTVLWTGNFGKKNGSDPASGPPNEYTMYRISSISKIFPVLMLYRLWEEGIVASLDDPLERYASSFTINNPLGLASAPPQQSLMDGLEEVGSAPRPSPVTLRRMASQLSGLPRRLRSTSLLWRGSTQEALSLLKDDVLVADPGTRCHYSTLAFSLLAHVLAGHTAQGDYQRWISENVLEPLGMADTGFDFTPLVRTRLAAGFYGSGRLAPLYDLGWYRPSGQMYSTPADLAKLAMVLLGSGPQRLLQPDAAKTLLAPLLACSGAYFANETGTPWEFHAQRGYRVVRKDGDLDGYAATFSLVPPLRLGLVLLLAGPRPPGPDLVAQAYDVLLPALERALREAAQRPAPPPSARPFAGYFTFANLTFYEVRAGPAGELRLRQFGPRVEALVPPAFRTLALHHLRGRVFQLHVAREFPCALPLGDAWLSLEAQHGQLVNFYPLDRHGLSPGFDVPGLNTYRVLRLPSKPVFKNQGPSALSRAFRSSPPSFPT